Proteins encoded within one genomic window of Halobacteroides halobius DSM 5150:
- a CDS encoding helix-turn-helix domain-containing protein, translating into MEKDNLTVKDVAKYLNRSETTIYNMLNNGQLPGIKLGGKWIVRKKDLDKFLDQKMQEQIAQN; encoded by the coding sequence ATGGAAAAAGATAACTTAACAGTAAAGGATGTGGCAAAGTACTTAAATCGCTCTGAGACAACTATCTATAATATGCTTAATAATGGTCAATTGCCAGGTATTAAATTAGGTGGTAAATGGATTGTAAGAAAGAAGGACCTAGATAAATTTTTAGATCAGAAGATGCAAGAGCAGATAGCGCAAAACTAA